One window of Methanospirillum lacunae genomic DNA carries:
- a CDS encoding PAS domain S-box protein, whose translation MTSRNNAIFEDIISAFSHGKRYLSISEVAQLCGHHRHTVARYLDSLVLSGRLEMREHGQKKKYYIADVKPESSLLNFSSHILIILNTDLTIRWVNDTFLRLFNSTSESVIGLSIESLQLERIFGPAFTQEVRIVSAGETRSFETTIDQDEHTRTYLFTISSVSFFQERPALVINGEDITEKHTLLEAIRVNESNLRLITESVRDIIIRWDVEGIISYVSPACAMLTGFVSQEIKGSNISEFIHPDDYAALRKELRDVSGFVHKPPASFRFKNLNGEWIWFETTTTPLLSESGEIEEFISVWRDITERLEAETRLALSEEKYRRLFQSAKDAIILMKLESNLSGIESLEMNNNASLMIQYSQSEFSSLGISDLVREEDYPLIEDIIRTFIENRQAFFEIDLIRRDGSILPVEVNVHLFSLQEKPVALAIARDITERRRIEAEIQEALLRLEYILEFLPDPVFVLDTNGVVTGWNREIEDLTGVSKHEIIGKAGYAYTEALYGENVPILPDYILTRDSSILSRYKHPVIEGDTIMVDIQTRNPVTGVLMWFWIKAAPLYDIQGNVIGVIETLRDITARKLMELEIKRQNEIFEAISQAGSNILQSTNFQDCVQKTIRLIGEAADVSGICLFEKKRDSNPLTSIPFKGSWFSDPYSYEFSRFYREFESSNATSYQVIKELVAEGKTVFRLVKNLPELDQVVFDLAGIASILLVPVIIDGEIRGSVGFLESKFERVWSKKEIYAMEIASSLIGSTIVRFQSREALARSERQFRTLAQNIPGIVFRISLSDSDVEFYNDHFETLTGYSAKELASGQISSLIPLILAEEKDQVIQTKMNAIISGKPYDLQYRIIDKQGRVRMLSERGRPVSDESGRVVSIDGIIQDITDQQDL comes from the coding sequence ATGACGTCGCGGAATAATGCCATCTTTGAGGATATTATCTCGGCGTTTTCCCATGGGAAAAGATACCTCAGCATCTCTGAAGTGGCACAGTTATGTGGCCACCACAGACACACGGTTGCCAGGTACCTGGACAGCCTGGTCTTATCCGGGCGTCTTGAGATGCGGGAACATGGACAGAAGAAGAAATACTATATCGCTGACGTAAAACCCGAGTCATCACTGCTCAATTTCTCTTCCCATATTTTGATCATTCTCAACACTGATCTGACAATCAGGTGGGTGAATGATACTTTTCTTCGCCTCTTTAACTCAACATCAGAGTCAGTAATTGGGCTCAGTATCGAATCTCTCCAACTTGAGCGAATCTTCGGACCTGCCTTTACGCAGGAGGTCAGGATCGTGAGTGCAGGAGAGACACGGTCGTTTGAGACCACCATCGATCAGGATGAACATACCAGGACCTATCTTTTTACCATATCATCTGTCTCGTTTTTCCAGGAGCGGCCAGCCCTTGTCATCAACGGCGAGGATATAACAGAAAAGCATACGTTACTTGAGGCTATCAGGGTCAACGAGTCAAACCTGCGGCTCATTACTGAAAGCGTCCGTGATATCATCATCAGGTGGGATGTTGAAGGGATTATCTCCTATGTTTCACCAGCATGCGCAATGCTCACCGGTTTTGTTTCTCAGGAGATTAAAGGCAGCAATATTTCTGAATTCATTCACCCTGATGATTATGCTGCCCTGAGAAAAGAACTGCGGGATGTTTCGGGATTTGTTCACAAGCCTCCAGCCTCATTCAGGTTTAAAAATCTAAATGGGGAATGGATCTGGTTTGAGACTACTACCACTCCGCTCCTTTCAGAGAGCGGGGAGATTGAGGAATTTATCTCTGTCTGGCGTGATATCACCGAGCGGCTGGAAGCAGAAACCAGGCTGGCATTAAGCGAAGAAAAGTACCGCAGGCTTTTTCAGAGTGCCAAGGATGCCATCATTCTCATGAAACTGGAATCTAATCTTTCAGGCATTGAATCACTTGAGATGAATAACAATGCCTCTCTGATGATTCAGTATTCGCAGAGTGAGTTTTCATCGCTTGGGATTTCTGACCTCGTACGGGAGGAAGATTACCCTCTCATTGAGGATATCATCAGGACATTCATTGAGAACAGACAGGCATTCTTTGAAATAGATCTCATCCGTCGGGATGGTTCTATCCTTCCGGTTGAGGTGAATGTCCACCTCTTTTCATTACAGGAAAAACCGGTAGCACTTGCAATTGCCAGGGATATCACCGAGAGGAGGCGCATAGAAGCAGAGATTCAGGAAGCACTCCTGAGGCTCGAATATATCCTTGAGTTTCTTCCAGATCCGGTCTTTGTTCTTGACACAAACGGGGTTGTTACCGGATGGAACCGGGAGATCGAGGACCTCACTGGTGTTTCCAAACATGAGATCATCGGAAAAGCAGGGTATGCATATACAGAAGCCCTTTATGGAGAGAATGTCCCGATTCTTCCCGATTACATCCTGACGCGTGATTCTTCCATTCTTTCCCGGTATAAACACCCGGTGATCGAAGGTGATACCATCATGGTCGACATCCAGACCCGCAATCCGGTAACGGGTGTGCTTATGTGGTTCTGGATCAAAGCAGCACCGCTCTATGATATCCAGGGCAATGTCATCGGTGTTATCGAGACACTCCGGGATATTACAGCCAGAAAACTGATGGAACTTGAGATCAAACGGCAAAATGAGATCTTTGAAGCGATCAGTCAGGCTGGTTCCAACATCCTGCAGTCAACCAACTTCCAGGACTGTGTCCAAAAAACCATCAGGCTCATCGGAGAAGCTGCAGACGTGAGTGGGATCTGCCTGTTTGAGAAAAAAAGAGATTCAAACCCGCTCACATCCATTCCGTTCAAAGGGTCGTGGTTTTCTGATCCGTATTCGTATGAGTTCTCACGATTTTACCGGGAATTTGAGAGTAGCAATGCTACGTCTTATCAGGTGATCAAAGAACTGGTTGCAGAAGGGAAGACTGTATTTCGTCTGGTGAAAAACCTGCCTGAATTGGATCAGGTCGTCTTTGATTTGGCAGGGATTGCATCAATTTTACTGGTTCCAGTAATTATTGATGGTGAGATCCGTGGTTCAGTTGGGTTTCTTGAGAGCAAGTTCGAGAGGGTCTGGAGCAAGAAGGAGATCTATGCAATGGAGATTGCATCCTCGCTTATCGGGAGCACAATCGTGCGGTTCCAGTCCCGTGAGGCTCTTGCCAGGAGCGAGCGACAATTCAGGACCCTGGCACAAAATATTCCAGGTATCGTCTTCAGAATCTCTCTTTCTGATTCAGATGTCGAGTTTTACAACGATCACTTCGAGACCCTAACCGGATACTCTGCAAAAGAGCTTGCCAGTGGCCAGATAAGTTCACTTATCCCCCTGATTCTTGCTGAAGAGAAGGACCAGGTGATTCAGACCAAGATGAACGCCATCATATCTGGTAAGCCATACGATCTGCAGTACCGGATCATTGACAAACAGGGAAGGGTTCGGATGCTGAGCGAGCGGGGCAGACCGGTCTCTGATGAATCAGGCAGAGTGGTCAGTATCGATGGGATTATTCAGGATATAACTGATCAGCAGGATCTGTAA